The Rothia sp. SD9660Na DNA segment ATGGCCACCATGACTAACCCCCTCAAAAAGCTCCGGTCCAAGCATCACTCACAGGAGCAGACCAGTGTGCAGAACCAGCGCACCGGGTCAGTGCGCCTGCGCATCGTAGCCTGGATGGTTCTGGTCACGGCTTTCATCATCACCGGCCTGATCTTCACAGTGCGGGAGATTCTCATCAGTGAGGTAGGCACCAACGCCGTAGCAAGCACCGAAAGCGAAATTTCAGAGTTCCGCACCTTCGCTGAACTCGGAGTAGACCCCACCACCGCTGCCCCCTTCGAAGACCTAGACCAGATGCTCACAGCCTTTGTCTCCCGCCAGTTCACCGGCTATTCAGAACAGCTCATCGGTGTAACCAGCAACCAAGTCATTTTCATCGAAGAGCAGCAAGACTACGCCGAAGAAACCGGCTACAGGCTCCACCAGGACCAGAATCTACTGGCGCTCATCACAGGCTACGAGCGGACGTCGGGGATTGAGCAGACCCCGGCCGGCCCGGTTCACTGGGGCAAGATGGAGGTCACCCTCAACACCGATACCGGAACCCAAACCGGGCACCTCATTGTTGTGGGATACATCCAGCCTGAGCTCGATGCAGTGCAACACACCATCGTCACCATGATTTGGGTAGGGCTCGGTGGGCTGGTAGCTACCGTGCTCATCGCCTGGCTGGTTGCAGGCAGAATCACCAAACCGATTCGCAGCCTACGCACCGTAGCCCAAGCCATTAACGATAAAAACTTTTCAGGTCGAGTCGCCGTCAAGGGCGATGACGACGTGGCCGCAATGGGCCACACCTTTAACCAGATGCTTGACAGATTGGAGGAGTCAGCCATGATTGAACGCCAGTTTATGGACGATGTCAGCCACGAGCTGCGCACCCCCATCACCATCGTGCGCGGTCACCTTGAGCTCATGGACCGCACCGAGGAACAGGACCAGACCCTGCAGCTGGTTGACGACGAACTAGAACGCATGGGGCGTATCGTCGCTGACCTGCTCACCCTGGCCAAGTCGGAGCGTCCGGACTTTGTCTCTCCCCACCCGGTCGACGTAGCAGATTTGATGATCACCCTCGATTCAAAGGTGCAGGCCTTCACCGACCACCGCTGGATGATTTCAGATATTGCCGAAGGTGAGGTTGATCTTGATGAACAACGCATCACCCAGGCTATGGTGCAGCTCTGCGCCAACGCTGCCCAGTACTCCCCCGAGGGAACCACCATTTCTATCGGCTCAGCTTTCGAGGGAACAGGCCCACAGCGTGAACTCAAGCTCTGGGTACGTGACCAGGGCCCCGGCGTCAGTGCAGAAGACGCTGCCACCCTCTTCGAACGCTTCAAACGCAACAACGCGAAGAACCCCGCCACCGCCAAAAAGCACTCGGTGGGAGCAGGTCTGGGGCTGGCCATCGTCCGCTCCATTGCAGAAGCCCACGAGGGTTCCGTATGGATTGCCCAGCCCGACGACGGAATCGGGGCAATCTTTGGTATCACCCTGCCGGTCAACGCCCCCGCAGAGAGCGGCAAGGACGACACCGACGCCCTAGCAGACAACGTCTCCAGCGTTCGCTACCCCAGCTGGACCAAATAAAACTCTTAGACCCGACCGCACCATCAGAAAGAAGCCCCGCCATGAGCCATATCCTGATCGTTGAAGATGACCCGCGCATCTCGTCCTTTATCGTCAAGGGCCTGAAATCAGCCGGCTACACCTCAACCCTGATTGACGAAGGCCGCTCCGCCTACGCCCTGGCCAAGGTCAGCGACTTCGACCTCATCATCCTCGATGTGGGTCTTCCCGGTATGGACGGATTTACCATCATGAAGTCCCTGCGGGCTGAGGGCATCACCACCCCCATCATCATGCTCACCGCCCGTGACTCCGTTTCAGACACCCTCGAAGGTCTTGAAAACGGCGCCAACGACTACATGACCAAGCCCTTCCAGTTCGCTGAGCTGCTCGCCCGCATCCGACTGCGCCTGCTCGACACCAACCGCGAAGAAACCAACGCCTCGACCCTGGCCCACCGTAACCTTGAGCTTAACGTGCTGACCCGCCAGGTCACCGTCAACGGCACTATCGCTGAACTCACCAGCCGTGAATTCGCCCTGCTAGAGACCTTCATGAGGCACAAGAACCAGGTGCTCTCCCGAGAGCAGCTCCTGGGGCAGGTCTGGGGCATGGATTTCGACCCCAATTCAAACATCGTTGACGTCTACATTCGCGCACTCCGCAAAAAAATTGGTGATGACTACATCGCCACCGTTCGAGGGGCAGGCTACCGATTCGTATGAAACTTCTCTACTCATCCACCAATGCGCCGGCGCAGGAACCTGCCGTCATCACTGCTCCCCTCGCCATCGTCAAACCCAGCTTCATCACCGGCAAGCTACTGGTCTCCTTCTTTGTTGCTGTACTCCTCATCGGCGCTACTTCTATCACCGGACTGACCTCCACCGAGCTTTCACTTGAAGGCGCGCTGACCCTAGCTATCTTTATTCTTGCTATCTGGGCCTGGGTTTTTAGCCCTCTCTCAGATACCTACGTCTCGCTGGCAGCAGCTGTAGCCCTGGTTCTAACCGGCATTATCAGCACCGATCAATTCACAGCCTCGCTGGGCACCTCAGCCGTCTGGCTGCTGGTGGCAGCTGTGGTAATGGCTCAGGCTCTGACCGCGTCCGGTCTGACCCGCCGTCTCACCGCCCGGCTCGTCGCCCTAGCCCGCACCCCGCGTCAGCTGGCCCACCTCTACAACCTGGCGCTCTTTCTGACCGTCTACTTGGTGCCCTCCCCCTCAGGGCGTGCCGCACTTGCTCTGCCGATCTACCTGGCTATGGCTGAGGCTATGCCCGACCGTCCCAAGCTGGTCAAGGCTCTGGGTATTCTGGCTCCCTCAACGATCCTGGTTTCTGCCGTAGCCAGCTTTATCGGAGCGGGTGCCCACCTGGTCACCGCCGAAATCCTGGTGGCCTACGGACTAGAAACCATCGGCTTCTTAGAGTGGATGGTTCTGGGCTCAGGGCTGGGTCTGTTCGCCTCGCTCCTGGTCACCGAGCTGGTCTTCATCCTCTTCCCCACCCGAGACGACGCCCCGGCAAAACTACATATCGACCTTACAGACTTTGAAACCGAAGGCGGCACTCCCGTACGAGGCTCTCTCACCCAGGCAGAGAAAAACATCGCGTTGGTACTCGGCCTTGCAATCCTGCTCTGGTGCACAGAGTCCTTCCACGGGGTAGACCCGGTGATTGTGGCCGTGCTCGGTGCCCTGGCTGCCAGCGCTCCCCGTTTCGGTTCGGTCAAGCTCGCTGCCGCTCTCAAAAAGGCTCCCTGGCCCATGCTCATCTTCATGGCCACGACCCTGGCCATTGGTACCGCGCTCTCAGAATCGGGGGCCGCAACCTGGCTGGCAGAGTCAATCTTCTCCCCGGTTTCAGGGCTAGGACGCAGCGGCGCGGCAGCCTTCGTGCTTCTGGTCATTGCCCTCTCGACGGTGGCCCACCTGGTGATTCAGTCCCGCTCAGCCCGTTCGGCTGTGCTCGTCCCCCTGATTATCACCGCCGCGATTCCTCTGGGCGTCAACCCGGTAGCAGCCGCCTTCATCTCAACCGCAGCCGCCGGCTTCTGCCACACGCTGACCTCCAGCGCAAAGCCGGTAGCCCTCTTTGCCACCATTGACGGCCGCCCCACCTACACCCCATCCGACCTTCTCAAGCTTTCAGCCTGGCTGGCCCCACTCCACGCAGCACTCATTGCCGGCTTCGCCTTCTTCATCTGGCCGGCCCTGGGCCTGCCCCTCTACCTCTAAATCACCACACCTTTACAAGGAGAAACACCATGACTATGTCCATTCCCCAGCGTATTCTGATCGCCCCTTCCGGTTTCAAGGGCTCCCTCGAAGCTGATGTTGTAGCGGACGCCATTGCTTCCGGTATCCGCCGCGTGATTCCCGGTGTCAACACCGTGACCATGCCGATTCCAGACGGCGGTGAAGGTACCGCCAAGATGCTGGCTGGTTCCACCGGCGGCAAGCTCGTGCACACCAAGGTCACCGGCCCCGTAGGCCAGCAGGTTCGTTCCCACTACGCCCTGCTCGGCGGGGCCCAGGACGGCGTCGCGGTCGTTGAAATGGCAGCGGCAGCAGGGCTCTCCCTGGTACCTAAGGACCTGCGTAACCCCGCTGAAACCACCACCTACGGGGTGGGGCAGCTCATTGCTGCGGCACTCGATAACGACGATGTACACACCGTGCTGGTAGGCTGCGGCGACTCAGGCACCTCAGACGGCGGTGCCGGTGCCCTCTCAGCTTTGGGTGCCCGCATCCTCAACGAGGCCGGTGAAGAAATCCCCCTCGGCGGCGCTCACCTGACCGAGGCAGCGTCCATCGACTACTCCGGCCTGCACCCCCGCCTGGCCCAGGTGCGCATCGTCCTGGCTCTCAACCAACACAACATCCTGACCGGCCCCAAGGGCGTTGCCCGCGTCTTTGGTCCCCAGAAGGGTGCCACCCCCGAACAGGTTGAACAGCTGGATGCGGCCCTGACCCACTGGGCTAACCTGCTGGAGGAAACCTACGAGGACATGACCGACGGCAAGCTGCAGATGAACTTCCACACCGGGGCGGGCACCGGCGCATCCGGCGGTCTAGGGGCAGGACTGGCCTTTATCGGTGCCGAACTCACCCCCCGCTTTGAAGCGCTCATCGACTCCGGTCTGGCCGGCATCAATCTCGACGAAGAAATCCGCCACGCTGACCTTATTGTCACCGCAGAAGGCGCTATCGACTTCCAGACCCCCAAGGGCAAGGTTCCTGCAGAAATCGCCGCCCGCGCCCAGGGCTCTGGTGCTCCTGTGCTGGCCCTGGCTGGCTCTATCGGTAAGAAAGCCTACCGCGTACACGATGCCGGCATCGATGCCTTTGCCTCGATCATCCCCCTGCCCATGGATCTCGAAGATGCCCTAATCAACGGTGAAGAGCTGCTGACCGACTCGGCAGAGCGCACCTTCCGCATGATTCTGCTGGGTGCTTCCCTCTCAGCCTCCATGCAGTCCCGTCGGGCGCAGCTGGCTGCCGCCTAAGGTAACCGGCGAATGGTAGAAGCTCTCCCCTAGGCTTCCTGGGTGAGAGCCTCTGCCAGTACCCGCTTCAAGATTTTGCCGGTGGGCCCCAGTGGTAGCTCCTCTTTGAAGACATAGCGACGCGGGTACTTGTAGGCGGCAAGTTCAGCGCGGGCTAGGTTATCGAGAGCAGCTTCAAGGTCGCTAGTCTGCTCAGGGGTCAGTTCTTCTCTGGGGACAATAACGGCTACTACCTCTTCTCCCACCGTTTCTGAGGGCTGGCCGACAACCGCCGCTAAACGCACCTGCGGGTGGATGTAAAGAACGTCCTCAATTTCCCGCGGGTAAACACTGTTACCGTTACGCAAGATCATGTCTTTGAGGCGATCAACGATAAAGATATTGCCCTGCTCATCAAGGTAGGCAACGTCTCCGGTGGCAAACCAGCGCCCCGACATCACTGCCTCTGTAGCCTGGGCGTTATTCCAGTAACCGGCCATCACGTTGGGGCCAGCCACCCACAGTTCACCCGGCTCACCGGCAGCAAGCTCCTGCCCTTGACGGTCAACGACCTTCACATCAACCCCTGGTAAAGCCCGCCCTACCGACCCCATCACCAGGCCGTATTCTGCCCGGTTGAAGGAAACGACCGGGGCTGTTTCGCTCAGCCCGTAGCCCTCGTAGATGGGGAAGGACGCTAGCTGCTCGATCTCCGCGTGCACCGAGGCGGGCAGGGCGGCACCCCCTGAAATACCAAAGCGGACGCGCCCCTGCAGGCGGTGCGCAAGGGCCGGGTCGGTGCCCAGGTAGCTTGCCAGGGCACTATACATGGTGGGAACGGCGGCGAAGACGGTGACGCCCGCAGCTGCACAGAGCTGGGCTGCGCCACCCGGGGTAAAGCGCGGGAGTAGGGCTATAGCGGCACCGGCAGCCAGAACGGCGTTCATCGAAACGGTCTGGCCGAAAGCGTGGAAAAGAGGCAGTCCACCGAAAATCACGTCATCCGCTGTAAAACCAAAAACATCTACACAGGTCAGGGCGTTAGACAGCATATTGGCGTGGGTGAGGGTTGCGCCCTTGGGGGCCCCGGTGGTTCCCGAGGTGTAGAGAATAACGGCAGGCTTGTCGGTGGCAACCGATTGGGGTTCCCAGGCCTGCGGTGTAGGAGCGTCCGCGCCAAACATGGTCTCGGGTGAAAGCACCTCAAGCGCTACCTGCCCTCCTACCTCATCACGAATCTGGTCCAGCTCCTGGCCCACCCGAGTACCGGCGGCTGCAACAAGGAGCCGAGCACCGGCGTCCTGCACCTGATAAGCAGCTTCGCGGGCTGAGAGCAGCGGATGCATGGGTACTACCACAGCCCCCAGGGACAGGGCACCGTAGTAGAGGCCCACCATCGCAGGCACATTGGGTAGCGCCAAGGCCACCCGGTCATCGGCTACCACTCCGCGCTCACGCAACCAGCTACGCAAGCTGCCCGTATATTGCGCTAGCTGTCGATAGCTCATGGCCCCACCGGCCCAGGTCAGGGCAGTGCGGTCTTCGGCCGCGCGGGCCTGCAGCAGGGCCGCAATATTGTTCTGGGGTGAGGAATCGGGTGTCTGCTGAGCGTCTTTGGTATTCACAGGGAGCCTTTCCTTAGGGGGCCTAACCGGCCTCGCCCATTCTTTCATACAAGCCTGTCTAAAGCTTCTGAACGAAAGTTCTAAATAAGGTTGGCATGAGCTGTAGGGTGGTCTAGACAGGGTTGCTAAAGGGGCTTGCTTTCTGAGAAAGTGAAAGTATGACAGACGCGAATCATAGCCTGACCGAGCAGGATATCGACTTCCTCAACTCGGTTTTCGACCTGGCCCGGGACAACAAGCCGGTAGCCCTCAAATCTCTGTTTGACCAGGGCGTCCCCGCTGACCTGACCAATGCCAAGGGCGACACCCTGCTCATCCTAGCTGCCTACCACGAACACGCTGAGCTGGTTCAGCTGCTCATCAATGAGGGTGCCGATCTTGACCGCCTGAACGAGCGGGGCCAGACCGCCCTGGTATGCGCTACCTTCCGTAACAATCTGCCCATCGCCCGCATGCTGCTCGATGCCGGTGCCGATGAGACCCTTGGATCGCAGACTCCCGCCGACGTTGCAAAGTTCTTCGAGTTTGACGAGATGAAGAAGCTTTTCGAGGGGTAATGGGTTAGACCGGCAGCACCGCCGGGTCCCACCTGCCCCTGTTGTTCAGCCCCGGTCTTCGACGATGAAGACCGGGGCTTATTCACGCTGTCTGGCTGTGGATAACGACTTAGGCCGCCCACTCTAGGAAGAGGCCAGCAACCTTTTCACCGCCATTGGGGTCGCGGGTGATGACCATGACGGTGTCGTCGCCCGCGATGGATCCCAGCAAGGGCTCAAGACCTGCCTGGTCAATCGCTGAGGCCAGGAACTGGGCTGCACCTGGCGGGGTACGCAAGATGACCAGGTTGGCTGAGGCCTCCGCGGTTACCAGCAGTTCTTTGAAGAGGGAAACGAGGCGGGCGTCGGGCCCTTCCTGACTGCTTCGACGGACGGGGTGGTTGGGCACGGCGTAGATGAGCCCGGATTTTTCATCGCGCACCCGCTCTGCGCCAATTTCCACCAGGTCGCGGGAGAGGGTTGCCTGGGTGACTTTGAGCCCGTCGTTGGTGAGGATCTGGGCCAGTTCTGCCTGTGAGCGCACACGGTGGGTTTGGAGTACCTCGATGATGCGGGCTTGCCGCGCGGTTTTGGTGGAGGGAATCGCCATTGTTTCTTCTCTTTTTCTAGTCGGTTTAGCTAAGGGCTGTGCGGACGTCGGTGGCTAGCTTGGACTCGGCGAGCAGGAAGGCCATGAGGGCTTTTTGGGCGTGCAGACGGTTTTCTGCTTCGTCGAAGACCACGGAGGCGGGCCCGTCAATGACTTCGGCTGTGACTTCGTAGCCGCGGTAGGCGGGTAGGCAGTGCAGGAAGATGGCACCGTCGGCGGCCTTGTTCATGGCTTCGCTGGTGACGGTGTAGGGCTTGAAGACCTGAGCGCGGGCTTCTTTTTCGTCCTCTTGACCCATGGAGACCCAAGTGTCGGTGATCACGACGTCGGCGCCGACCAGGGCCTGGTCGGGATCGGTGGTGACCAGGATTGAGCCACCGGTTTCGGTTGCCCGTTGCTGGGCTTCTGCGATGACGGAGTCAGCAGGGAGGTAGCCG contains these protein-coding regions:
- a CDS encoding AMP-binding protein, whose translation is MNTKDAQQTPDSSPQNNIAALLQARAAEDRTALTWAGGAMSYRQLAQYTGSLRSWLRERGVVADDRVALALPNVPAMVGLYYGALSLGAVVVPMHPLLSAREAAYQVQDAGARLLVAAAGTRVGQELDQIRDEVGGQVALEVLSPETMFGADAPTPQAWEPQSVATDKPAVILYTSGTTGAPKGATLTHANMLSNALTCVDVFGFTADDVIFGGLPLFHAFGQTVSMNAVLAAGAAIALLPRFTPGGAAQLCAAAGVTVFAAVPTMYSALASYLGTDPALAHRLQGRVRFGISGGAALPASVHAEIEQLASFPIYEGYGLSETAPVVSFNRAEYGLVMGSVGRALPGVDVKVVDRQGQELAAGEPGELWVAGPNVMAGYWNNAQATEAVMSGRWFATGDVAYLDEQGNIFIVDRLKDMILRNGNSVYPREIEDVLYIHPQVRLAAVVGQPSETVGEEVVAVIVPREELTPEQTSDLEAALDNLARAELAAYKYPRRYVFKEELPLGPTGKILKRVLAEALTQEA
- a CDS encoding HAMP domain-containing sensor histidine kinase, whose translation is MTNPLKKLRSKHHSQEQTSVQNQRTGSVRLRIVAWMVLVTAFIITGLIFTVREILISEVGTNAVASTESEISEFRTFAELGVDPTTAAPFEDLDQMLTAFVSRQFTGYSEQLIGVTSNQVIFIEEQQDYAEETGYRLHQDQNLLALITGYERTSGIEQTPAGPVHWGKMEVTLNTDTGTQTGHLIVVGYIQPELDAVQHTIVTMIWVGLGGLVATVLIAWLVAGRITKPIRSLRTVAQAINDKNFSGRVAVKGDDDVAAMGHTFNQMLDRLEESAMIERQFMDDVSHELRTPITIVRGHLELMDRTEEQDQTLQLVDDELERMGRIVADLLTLAKSERPDFVSPHPVDVADLMITLDSKVQAFTDHRWMISDIAEGEVDLDEQRITQAMVQLCANAAQYSPEGTTISIGSAFEGTGPQRELKLWVRDQGPGVSAEDAATLFERFKRNNAKNPATAKKHSVGAGLGLAIVRSIAEAHEGSVWIAQPDDGIGAIFGITLPVNAPAESGKDDTDALADNVSSVRYPSWTK
- a CDS encoding ankyrin repeat domain-containing protein, whose product is MTDANHSLTEQDIDFLNSVFDLARDNKPVALKSLFDQGVPADLTNAKGDTLLILAAYHEHAELVQLLINEGADLDRLNERGQTALVCATFRNNLPIARMLLDAGADETLGSQTPADVAKFFEFDEMKKLFEG
- a CDS encoding glycerate kinase, whose protein sequence is MTMSIPQRILIAPSGFKGSLEADVVADAIASGIRRVIPGVNTVTMPIPDGGEGTAKMLAGSTGGKLVHTKVTGPVGQQVRSHYALLGGAQDGVAVVEMAAAAGLSLVPKDLRNPAETTTYGVGQLIAAALDNDDVHTVLVGCGDSGTSDGGAGALSALGARILNEAGEEIPLGGAHLTEAASIDYSGLHPRLAQVRIVLALNQHNILTGPKGVARVFGPQKGATPEQVEQLDAALTHWANLLEETYEDMTDGKLQMNFHTGAGTGASGGLGAGLAFIGAELTPRFEALIDSGLAGINLDEEIRHADLIVTAEGAIDFQTPKGKVPAEIAARAQGSGAPVLALAGSIGKKAYRVHDAGIDAFASIIPLPMDLEDALINGEELLTDSAERTFRMILLGASLSASMQSRRAQLAAA
- a CDS encoding SLC13 family permease; the encoded protein is MKLLYSSTNAPAQEPAVITAPLAIVKPSFITGKLLVSFFVAVLLIGATSITGLTSTELSLEGALTLAIFILAIWAWVFSPLSDTYVSLAAAVALVLTGIISTDQFTASLGTSAVWLLVAAVVMAQALTASGLTRRLTARLVALARTPRQLAHLYNLALFLTVYLVPSPSGRAALALPIYLAMAEAMPDRPKLVKALGILAPSTILVSAVASFIGAGAHLVTAEILVAYGLETIGFLEWMVLGSGLGLFASLLVTELVFILFPTRDDAPAKLHIDLTDFETEGGTPVRGSLTQAEKNIALVLGLAILLWCTESFHGVDPVIVAVLGALAASAPRFGSVKLAAALKKAPWPMLIFMATTLAIGTALSESGAATWLAESIFSPVSGLGRSGAAAFVLLVIALSTVAHLVIQSRSARSAVLVPLIITAAIPLGVNPVAAAFISTAAAGFCHTLTSSAKPVALFATIDGRPTYTPSDLLKLSAWLAPLHAALIAGFAFFIWPALGLPLYL
- a CDS encoding response regulator transcription factor, with product MSHILIVEDDPRISSFIVKGLKSAGYTSTLIDEGRSAYALAKVSDFDLIILDVGLPGMDGFTIMKSLRAEGITTPIIMLTARDSVSDTLEGLENGANDYMTKPFQFAELLARIRLRLLDTNREETNASTLAHRNLELNVLTRQVTVNGTIAELTSREFALLETFMRHKNQVLSREQLLGQVWGMDFDPNSNIVDVYIRALRKKIGDDYIATVRGAGYRFV